In the genome of Vicingus serpentipes, the window GAAATTAAATAATTCAATATTTGAGGTTTCTTTATTTACTTTTAAATTTGAATCTCTTTGTTTCTCAAATTGATTTATAGCGTTTTCAAATTCACTAAAATCAGTTGTTTTAGTGAGATTGAAATAATCAGCAAATTGAATACCGAAAATCAGTAATAGGATAATGAAAAATAAAACAACCACACCGTTTTTTTCTCCTCGAGAAAAAGAAAAGTAGTCATTTAACTTTCCCATAGTAATTTTTGTGGATTATTTAAACTTTTTAATTGCTCCGCTTTTAATTCGAGCAAAATAGTCATTTAAGTCAGCTTTAATTTCTCCAGCAAAAAAGTAAAGACCCAAAATATTTGGGAAAGCCATACCTAAAATCATCATGTCAGAAAAATCCATAACAGCACCTAGGGTAGAAGAAGCTCCAACAACAATAAATCCTAAGAATAGTGCTTTGTAGGAATAATCAGCAGCTTTAGATGATCCAAATAAGTAAGTCCAAGCTTTAATTCCATAATAACTCCATGATATCATTGTAGAGAATGCAAAAAGAACAGCGGCAAAGGCTAATATATATCTAGACCAACCTCCTAGAGCATGTTCGAATGCAGCAGAAGTTAATTCTGCTCCAACTAAGCCTTGAGGCTCGTGAGCATAACCTGTAAAAATTAATACTAAGGCAGTCATTGTACAAACAACCACAGTATCAATAAATGGTTCTAATAAAGCAACAATTCCTTCACTAACTGGCTCATTTGTTTTTGTTGCTGCATGGGCTATAGAGGCTGAACCAACCCCTGCTTCATTAGAAAATGCTGCACGTTGAAAACCAACTATTAAAACTCCAATAATACCACCTTTAGCAGCATCTGGACTAAAAGCTCCTGAAAATATTTCACTAAAAGCTTCCCCAATGTTTCCAATATTTAAGATAATAATAGTTAAAGCACTTAGTACATAGATTCCAACCATTAAAGGAACTATTTTATCAGTTACATTAGCTATACTTTTAATTCCTCCAATAATAACAATACCAACTAAAATTGCCAATATTACACCAAACCATGCTCCATATTCACTTAAGAAACTTAATTCTTCTAAACTAGTTAATTGTGCAAAAGCTTGGTTAGCTTGAAACATATTTCCACCACCAAAAGAACCTCCAATACACAAAACTGCAAAAAATATAGCTAAAACACTTCCTAATGTACCTTTACCTTGTTTTTTCAAACCCTTAGAAAGATAATACATTGGACCTCCAGATACAGTTCCATTTTCATCAATATTTCTATACTTAACTCCTAATGTGCATTCTACAAATTTGGTTGACATTCCCAATAATCCAGCAAGTATCATCCAAAAAGTAGCTCCTGCGCCACCAACAGTAACTGCAACAGCAACACCAGCAATATTTCCTAACCCAACTGTTCCAGAAAGAGCAGTAACAAGAGCTTGAAAGTGAGATACTTCACCTTTATCATTTGGATCGTCGTAATCACCACGGATAAGCTCTAAAGCATGTTTAAATCCTTTAATATTTATGAATTTATTGTAAATGGTGAAAAATACAGCTCCAATAACTAACCACAAAACTACGACAGGGATATTCGCTAAAGGACTTGATTCGTCAACAAAATATTTAAATGGTTTCCAAAAAACAACTTGAGCCATTACTTCTACTATAGGAGTAAATACTTCATTAATTTTATCGCTCAGCGTTTTTTCTACTACTTCAACTGTTTCTTGAGCAAAAGTAATCGCAGGAATTATTAATGTTATGATTGATAAAAAAGTAAGTTTCAATTTATTTTTCATAGAGTTGGTTTTCGATTTTTTCAATAAAGCTCAAATATAATTAAACTTTATTAATTTGTTAAAGCATTGTAGATACATCCTCCAATATTATCAAATTGAGCACCAGTAACACTTTTCAAAGTGTTTATTTCATTTCTATATCTTAAAACGCCTAAAAATCCAAAGATTAATGCTTCTTTAAAATTTATGATTTCCTCGGGAGGGATTATTATAGAAAGATTACTATTTTTCTTTAATCGCTCAATTAAAAAGGAATTAAAAACTCCACCTCCAGTTATTAATAGAGTAGATTTTTCTGTTACTTGATTTGATATTTGTAATGCAATATGCTCTATAAATGTGCTCAATTTATTTTCAACAGGAATATCATAATTATTTAAAATAGGGAATATATATTTTTCAACCCATTCAAAACCTAATGATTTTGGATGAGGTGTTTGATAATATTCTAAATTATTTAGTTTAGTTAATAAAGAACTATCAATTTTTCCAGATCTAGCAATATCTCCATTAGCATCATATTCCTTACCTAAATCATTTGCAAGTTTGTTTAATACCATATTAGCCGGACATATATCGTAGGCAATTCTTTTTTCTTCTTGATAAGAAATATTGGCAATTCCTCCTAAATTTAAGCAATAGTCATATTCATTAAATAGTAATTTATCCCCTATTGGAACTAATGGAGCTCCATTTCCTTTTAAGGCCAAATCTGAAGTTCTAAAATCACAAATTACAGGATATTTAGTGATTGAAGAAATGTTTGCACCATTTCCTATTTGTAAGGTTAATTTCTTTTGAGGTTGATGAAAAATGGTATGACCATGAGAAGATATAAAATCAATAGATTTTATATTATTTTTTTTAATAAAAATATTAATAGAATGCCCTATGAAATCGCCTAATTCATTGTCTAGTAAAGAAAGCTCTAATCCTGAATAATTTATTGCTTTTATAAGTTTAGTTTTTAGTTTATCACTAATATTAATGGTGCTTGCAGCATTAATATTGTAAGACCATTGTTTGTTTTTGGATATAGAAAAGGAACAATAACAAATATCAAGACCATCTAATGAAGTTCCAGACATAACACCAATAACATTATACGTATTCATAGGTTTGAAAAATCAGATTAAAAAGTTATTTTTGTATTCCTTTCAAATTTATAAATAATTAACAATGAATATAGAATTAACAGAAGAACATTTAGCAGTTAGAGATGCTGCTAGAGATTTTGCACAAAATGTGTTAAAACCAGGTGTAATTGATAGAGATGAGCAACAACGTTTTCCTGCGGAAGAAATAAAACAATTAGGAGAGTTAGGTTTCATGGGAATGATGGTTGATCCTAAATATGGCGGTGGCGGTATGGATACTATTTCTTATGTTTTAGCAATGGAAGAAATTAGTAAAGTTGATGCTTCTTGTTCTGTTGTCATGTCAGTTAATAATTCTCTTTATTGTTGGGGAATTGAAAAATATGGAACTGAAGAACAAAAACAAAAATATTTAGTTCCTGCGGCTAAAGGTGAAGCGATTGGAGCTTTTTGTTTATCAGAGCCAGAAGCTGGTTCAGACGCAACATCACAAAGAACTACAGCAATTGATAAAGGAGATTATTATTTGTTAAACGGAACAAAAAACTGGATTACAAATGGAGGTTCAGCATCTTACTATATTGTTATAGCTCAAACAGATGTTGAAAAAGGGCATAAAGGTATTAATGCTTTTATTGTAGAAAAAGGAATGGAAGGATTTGTTGTTGGAGCAAAAGAAAACAAAATGGGAATTAGAGCAAGTGATACTCATACATTATTGTTTAATGATGTAAAAGTTCCTAAAGAAAATAGGATAGGAGAGGATGGATTTGGCTTTAAATTTGCGATGAGTGTTTTATCTGGAGGTAGAATAGGTATTGCTTCTCAAGCACTAGGAATTGCGTCTGGAGCGATGGAACTTGCAATTGCTTACTCAAAAGAAAGAGAAGCATTTGGTAAACCAATTCACCAACATCAAGCAATTGCATTTAAATTAGCAGACATGGCTACAGACGTTGAAGCTTCAAGATTGTTATGTTTGAGAGCGGCTTGGTTAAAGGATCAAAAAATTAATTTTGATAAAGAAAGCGCAATGGCAAAAGTTTTTGCTTCAAAAACTGCAATGTGGGTTACTACTGAAGCTGTTCAGGTTCATGGTGGTTATGGTTTTGTTAAAGAATACCATGTTGAGCGTTTAATGCGTGATGCAAAAATCACACAAATTTATGAAGGTACTACAGAAGTTCAGAAAATTGTTATTTCAAGATCTATTTTGAAATAAGATTACTTTTGTTTTAAATATAAAAGCTCCACTTTTTAGTGGAGCTTTTTTTGTAGATATTCTGCAACTTTTTCTAATCGAATTCCTCTTGACCCTTTTATTAAAATAGATGAATAATTAATTACTTTTTTATCAAAATGCTGAATTAAGTCTTCACTATTTTTAAAATAACTAAAGTTGTATTTGTCTTTTACATTACTAAAATGCTCTCCAACAAAAATGGTATCAATACTTAATTCGTAAGCTTTATTAATAATATTTTGATGTTCGTCAACACTTACTTTTCCAAGTTCTAACATATCCCCTAATATCATCAACTTGTTTGATTTTTTTGTTGTGGCGAAACTATTTATGGCAACATCCATACTTGAAGGATTTGCATTATAAGCATCTAAATAAATCTCTAAATCTTTCAATTTTATTAATTGTGAGCGATTGTTTGAAGAAACATAAGTTTCAATACCTTTTATTATTTTTTTAGATGGAACTTTGAAATATTGACCTACACAAATAGCTAATAATATGTTATAAAAATTATAGTTTCCATAGAGATTTGAATTAACGTCCTGGTTATTCCATTTCAATTTTATATTTGGTGTTTCTGTCAGAAGCTCAGATGTGCAATCAGCCTCTTTTTTACCATAGGTATATTTATTTAGCGAAAGAGATATTTTTTGCAAAAGTGGATCATCATTATTACAAAATATCAATCTGCCATTTTTAGAGATGTAATTATACATTTCATTTTTTGTTTTAATAACTCCTTCCTTACTTCCAAAGCCTTCAATATGTGCTGTACCTATATTTGTAATAATGCCATAATTAGGTTCTGCAATTTTACATAAATCATTTATTTCTCCTATATGATTTGCACCCATTTCAATTATTGCAATTTCACAATCTTTTTTAATGGACAAAATAGTTAATGGAACTCCAATATGGTTATTTAAATTTCCTTGAGTATAAGCTGTATTATAGTGTTGACTAAGAACTGAATTTATTAATTCCTTACTAGTTGTTTTACCATTTGTTCCTGTTATACCAATGAAAGGAATATTTAATTGTTTTCGATGATAATTCGCTAATTTTTGTAAAGTACTTAATACATCATCAACTAATATTGTTTTTTCATTGATAAAAAATTCTTTTTCATCAATTATAGAAATACTTGCACCATTAAGAATCGCATTTTGAGCGAATTTGTTTCCATTAAAATTATCACCCTTTAAGGCAAAAAAGATGCAATCTTTCTCTATTTTACGAGTATCAGTGCAAATCCCAGAACTATTCGAAAATAGTTTATATAACTCTTTAATTTCCATTTTGTAAACATAAAAAAAGCTCGAACATTTTGTTCGAGCTTTTAAAAATATAATTAATTGTCAATTGTTAATATCCTAAACCAACCGGGCTACCAACTCTAGTCATAGCACATCTAAATCCTATAAAGTCAGTTGATTGATCTTCCAATAACCATCGTCTTGTTCCAGGTACAGCCCAGTAAGCTCTGTCTTTCCATGAAGCACCCTTATAAACTTTAGATCTATCATTAATACGAGTAGTCTCACCAAATTGATACATCTGTAGTAATGGGTTTTCGTTAGCAAAGTCAGGGTTATTACCCATATCAGCATTCACGTAATTAATATTAGATTCCCAGTTTCCATCTAAATGATTTATGTTATCAGCTCTTCTATAATTTCTTCTAGCTTGTAAATTATCTTGTTGCGGATCTACATCTCTATAGATTAATCTACCCAAACTATCTTTTTCTGCAACAATACCATCTTCATCTAATAATCTTGTTTTGTAAACATTACCTCTAAATGGTCTAAAATCATCATTATCTTCCATTGATAGAGGTCTATATGTATCCATAACCCATTCAGAAACGTTACCAGCCATGTTGTATAAGCCATAATCATTTGGCCAATAAGCATAAACTGGAGCTGTAATATCAGCATTATCATTTAGCTTTCCTGCAACCCCCATATTATCTCCTCTTCCTCTTTTAAAGTTAGCAAGTATCTGACCAATATAATTTTCATTTGAGTTTCTTACAGCATGACCATTCCATGGATATAATTTTTTATCAGGAATAAGTTCGTCAATAGTATTACCGATTAACCCATAAGCAGCATACTCCCATTCAGCTTCAGTTGGGAGTCTATATTTAGGAAGTAAAATACCATCCTCCATTCTAACATTTCTATATTCTTTGTTAGGATCTAAATCAGGAATACCATCTACACGTTTACCACTTTCGTATTGCCCAGCTCTATATGCTTCTGTGTTAAAGTTATCTTCATTAATTTGGTTAGGATAGTGTTCAAATAGTCCTTCTCTAATTAAAATAATTTCATTTACTCGGTCTGTTCTCCATGCACAGAAATCATTTGCTTGAAGCCAATTAACACCAACTACAGGGTAATCTCTATATGCTGGGTGTCTTAAATAAAATTCTACATAAGGCTCATTGTATCCTAATCTACTTCTCCATACCAATGTGTCGGGTAAAGCTTTATGATAAACCTCAGGATAATCGGCACTGAATACTCTATCTAACCAATATAAATATTCTAAATAAGCAAAATTAGTAACCTCGGTTTCATCCATGTAAAATGAAGAGACTGTTACGGTTCTTGGTATATTATTCCATTCGTAATTTACTTCCTGTTCAACTCTACCCATAGTGAAACGTCCACCTTCTACAAGAACTAAACCAGGGCCTGTTTCTTGCTCTAAATATGGAACTTTTTGAAAACCTCCATTTTTTGGATTGTTATATTCCCAACCAGTTGAACTAGACTGTTCTCTTTTACATGAAGTGAAGAAAAGAGCAGAAATTGACATTATCGCCAAAAAGTAATTTATTCCTTTTAATTTCATAACTATTAAGTTTCTTGAATACAAATATAAGATAAACTAAAAAGAAGGGCAACTTATTGTTCTGAATCTTCTTTTTTTAGGTTTACAATCAAACTGAAGTCCTAACGAGAATTCGTGAGAACCAGCTGTCTTGTTTGTTAGGCTTGAAATCGTTATATCGTAGCTATAACCAAATTTCATTATTCCTGTTTGAAAGCCAATTAGAGTAATAAATGCATCTGAATTTCTATACCATAAACCACCAATAATAGGTCCTTTGTTATAATACATACCAAAATTAATCTGTGTAAATTTTTCTTGCATTTGAATTAAGACATTTGGAGATAAAGATGCAACAGCGTCTCCTTTACCTTCTAGTGGAATTACAGCACCTCCATGAATTGTTATTTTCATAGGTAAAGGGCTTTCTCCTTTAATCACAGATTCGTTAGGTTCTGTTAAGTGGTTTACAGCAACACCAAAGAAATATAAATCGCTAAAACCTAGTAATCCTGCTGAAAAATCAACATAATTTGCTGGAGCATCTCTCTTTACTTCATTAGTATTGTACACAAAACCTCTTCTAGCATCTATCATATCTCCAAAAGTAAGTTTGCTCCAATCTACACTCTTTTGAGCCCATGTAGCTTGCAATCCAGCTTTAATAGAAAATCTTCTAGTAACTGGAAGTTGATATGAATAGATACCACTTACGTTTGTTGTGTTTAAAGTTCCTTCACCAGCTCTATCGTTCATAACTAATAAACCCAAGCCTCCATTTAAAGCGTCAACATGCTGATCATATGATGCGCTGTAAGTAACAAATGATCCGCTAATACCAGGCCATTGATTTCTATAATTTAAAGACACTCTAGGGCAATGGGCTGTACCTGCGAATGCTGGATTCAGGTATAATGGGTTCGCGTAAAATTGTGTGAACTCAGGATCCTGACCATAGGCATCAATTGACAATAGAGATAAAGCTATTGTGGCAATGTAGATTTTACTCAAAAAGTTTCTCAACATATAGTAGGTTTTGAATCAAACATTTTACGGAAAAATGTTTAACAAAGTTTCAAATGTATAAAATTTACAATACTTATAAAAACAATAAATAAAAAATTGTTACGTTTTTCTGTAAATTTAGCTTTAATATTACATTTTATAAACTTTTTTAATCAAAAATTAAATCAATGAGATTTTTTAAGTTGTTGATAATCATATTTTTACCATTAATTGGTTTTTCTGGAAATAAAATTATAGAGGGGGAGATTGATTGGCAAAACAATATTGAAAATAATACTTTAGATGGTGAAAAAAGGACTTTTTTTAGCTTTAAAAATGCAAATTACGATGAAGACAAAGATTTTTTGGCTTTTTTTTCTCATCGGATAAAACTTAATAACGAAAGAATTGTAAGTGTTTCTATTATTAATATTGAATATGAAAATATTCAAGTTAATTTAGAAAAAAATATTGCCGGAATTACTTATGTATCAGATAATATAGACCTTCAATTTTATAATGCGATTCAAAAAAAACAAAATTTTGGAGTAATTAATTTTACGCCTTTAGTTTTTGTGTCAGGTAATTATCAGAAAATTAAAAGTTATAAAATTAATGTTGTTACAGCACCAGTAATATCTACGGTAAGTTCAACAAGTAAAACTTTTATACCTAATTCAGTTTTATCTTCTGGTGAATGGTTTAAAATTGGTGTTGTTGAAGATGGTGTATATAAATTGTCTTATTCTTTCTTAAAAGGTATTGGAGTAGAAATTGATAACATTAACCCACAATCAATTAAAATTTATGGTAATGGTGGTAAGATGCTACCTGAATTAAATTCAGACTTTAGATTTGATGATATTCAGCAAAATGCTATTGAAGTTTTTGGAGAGTTGGACGGGCGATTTGATATTGAGGATTATGTTTTATTCTATGGACAATCGCCAAATTTATGGAGTTATGACCAGTCTAATCAAATCTTCACTCATGAGATAAATAGATTTAGTGATACTACTTTTTATTATATAACTGTAAGCAATACTGGAGAATCACCAAAGAGAATAACTACACAAGGATCTTTATCTTCTCCAAACAATATTGTAACTTCCTTTAATGATTATGGATATTACGAAAGAGATCTTTATAATTTAATTAAATCTGGTAGAGATTGGTATGGAGATGTTTTTGATGTAAAAACTTCGTATGATTATGTTTTTAATTTCCCTAATATAGATTTAAGTACTGCTGCAAAAATAAGTGTTAGTGGAGCAGCTAGGTATAGTAGCTCTAGTAATTTTGCTGTAGGTGTTAGTAACTCTAATTTTAATGTAACTTTTGGAAGCGTCAGTTTGCAAAATTATTCAGGTCCTTACGCTTCGGCTTCTAATGCTTCAATGACTTTTACACCGAATAGTAGTTTGTTAAATGTTAATGTAGTTTACAATAAACCAAGTTCAACTTCTGTTGCTTGGATTGATGAAATCGAACTTAATGTTAGAAGAAATTTAGTGATGACTGGAGATCAGCTATTTTTTCGAGATGCTCAGTCAGTTGGTGTTGGTAATGTTAGTCAGTTTAATCTTTCTAATGCTTCTAATATTTCTAAAATATGGGATGTAACAGATCCTTTAAATGTTAAGGAACAATTTTTTACTTTAGGATCTTTAGCGAGTTTTTCTTGTTCAACATCAGAATTAAAACATTTTGTTGCATTTAATAATAATTATAAAACGCAAGTATTCAATAAAGGAAGAGTAAATAATCAAAATTTACATGGATTATCTGCTCAAGATATGATAATTGT includes:
- a CDS encoding SUMF1/EgtB/PvdO family nonheme iron enzyme, with protein sequence MKLKGINYFLAIMSISALFFTSCKREQSSSTGWEYNNPKNGGFQKVPYLEQETGPGLVLVEGGRFTMGRVEQEVNYEWNNIPRTVTVSSFYMDETEVTNFAYLEYLYWLDRVFSADYPEVYHKALPDTLVWRSRLGYNEPYVEFYLRHPAYRDYPVVGVNWLQANDFCAWRTDRVNEIILIREGLFEHYPNQINEDNFNTEAYRAGQYESGKRVDGIPDLDPNKEYRNVRMEDGILLPKYRLPTEAEWEYAAYGLIGNTIDELIPDKKLYPWNGHAVRNSNENYIGQILANFKRGRGDNMGVAGKLNDNADITAPVYAYWPNDYGLYNMAGNVSEWVMDTYRPLSMEDNDDFRPFRGNVYKTRLLDEDGIVAEKDSLGRLIYRDVDPQQDNLQARRNYRRADNINHLDGNWESNINYVNADMGNNPDFANENPLLQMYQFGETTRINDRSKVYKGASWKDRAYWAVPGTRRWLLEDQSTDFIGFRCAMTRVGSPVGLGY
- a CDS encoding UDP-N-acetylmuramoyl-tripeptide--D-alanyl-D-alanine ligase; the encoded protein is MEIKELYKLFSNSSGICTDTRKIEKDCIFFALKGDNFNGNKFAQNAILNGASISIIDEKEFFINEKTILVDDVLSTLQKLANYHRKQLNIPFIGITGTNGKTTSKELINSVLSQHYNTAYTQGNLNNHIGVPLTILSIKKDCEIAIIEMGANHIGEINDLCKIAEPNYGIITNIGTAHIEGFGSKEGVIKTKNEMYNYISKNGRLIFCNNDDPLLQKISLSLNKYTYGKKEADCTSELLTETPNIKLKWNNQDVNSNLYGNYNFYNILLAICVGQYFKVPSKKIIKGIETYVSSNNRSQLIKLKDLEIYLDAYNANPSSMDVAINSFATTKKSNKLMILGDMLELGKVSVDEHQNIINKAYELSIDTIFVGEHFSNVKDKYNFSYFKNSEDLIQHFDKKVINYSSILIKGSRGIRLEKVAEYLQKKLH
- a CDS encoding anhydro-N-acetylmuramic acid kinase — translated: MNTYNVIGVMSGTSLDGLDICYCSFSISKNKQWSYNINAASTINISDKLKTKLIKAINYSGLELSLLDNELGDFIGHSINIFIKKNNIKSIDFISSHGHTIFHQPQKKLTLQIGNGANISSITKYPVICDFRTSDLALKGNGAPLVPIGDKLLFNEYDYCLNLGGIANISYQEEKRIAYDICPANMVLNKLANDLGKEYDANGDIARSGKIDSSLLTKLNNLEYYQTPHPKSLGFEWVEKYIFPILNNYDIPVENKLSTFIEHIALQISNQVTEKSTLLITGGGVFNSFLIERLKKNSNLSIIIPPEEIINFKEALIFGFLGVLRYRNEINTLKSVTGAQFDNIGGCIYNALTN
- a CDS encoding acyl-CoA dehydrogenase; translated protein: MNIELTEEHLAVRDAARDFAQNVLKPGVIDRDEQQRFPAEEIKQLGELGFMGMMVDPKYGGGGMDTISYVLAMEEISKVDASCSVVMSVNNSLYCWGIEKYGTEEQKQKYLVPAAKGEAIGAFCLSEPEAGSDATSQRTTAIDKGDYYLLNGTKNWITNGGSASYYIVIAQTDVEKGHKGINAFIVEKGMEGFVVGAKENKMGIRASDTHTLLFNDVKVPKENRIGEDGFGFKFAMSVLSGGRIGIASQALGIASGAMELAIAYSKEREAFGKPIHQHQAIAFKLADMATDVEASRLLCLRAAWLKDQKINFDKESAMAKVFASKTAMWVTTEAVQVHGGYGFVKEYHVERLMRDAKITQIYEGTTEVQKIVISRSILK
- a CDS encoding PorP/SprF family type IX secretion system membrane protein; translated protein: MLRNFLSKIYIATIALSLLSIDAYGQDPEFTQFYANPLYLNPAFAGTAHCPRVSLNYRNQWPGISGSFVTYSASYDQHVDALNGGLGLLVMNDRAGEGTLNTTNVSGIYSYQLPVTRRFSIKAGLQATWAQKSVDWSKLTFGDMIDARRGFVYNTNEVKRDAPANYVDFSAGLLGFSDLYFFGVAVNHLTEPNESVIKGESPLPMKITIHGGAVIPLEGKGDAVASLSPNVLIQMQEKFTQINFGMYYNKGPIIGGLWYRNSDAFITLIGFQTGIMKFGYSYDITISSLTNKTAGSHEFSLGLQFDCKPKKRRFRTISCPSF
- a CDS encoding alanine/glycine:cation symporter family protein, which gives rise to MKNKLKLTFLSIITLIIPAITFAQETVEVVEKTLSDKINEVFTPIVEVMAQVVFWKPFKYFVDESSPLANIPVVVLWLVIGAVFFTIYNKFINIKGFKHALELIRGDYDDPNDKGEVSHFQALVTALSGTVGLGNIAGVAVAVTVGGAGATFWMILAGLLGMSTKFVECTLGVKYRNIDENGTVSGGPMYYLSKGLKKQGKGTLGSVLAIFFAVLCIGGSFGGGNMFQANQAFAQLTSLEELSFLSEYGAWFGVILAILVGIVIIGGIKSIANVTDKIVPLMVGIYVLSALTIIILNIGNIGEAFSEIFSGAFSPDAAKGGIIGVLIVGFQRAAFSNEAGVGSASIAHAATKTNEPVSEGIVALLEPFIDTVVVCTMTALVLIFTGYAHEPQGLVGAELTSAAFEHALGGWSRYILAFAAVLFAFSTMISWSYYGIKAWTYLFGSSKAADYSYKALFLGFIVVGASSTLGAVMDFSDMMILGMAFPNILGLYFFAGEIKADLNDYFARIKSGAIKKFK